The nucleotide window GGATAAGTGCCCAAATCAATATCTAATAATAAGCCTTGACTACCTTCCAACAAAAAAGAAACTTTTTCTTTTCTTTTTTCAGTAATAAAAGAGTAATAATCTATCAAATAAGGCTTTAATAATTGAATTAATTTATTGTATTTTTGAGATACTTCCTGAGGAAGAAAAGGGGAAAAGCCATTTTTTTCAAAAATAGGATTTTTTAATTGCAAATTTAAGCTAAGCTTTCTATTCAATTTTTCAATATCAAATAAATCAATTAATTTCATTCCAATTCTTGCATTTTTATCTGCGTAAGCTGGACCAATTCCTTTTAAAGTACTTCCTATTTTAGAATTTCCTCTAAGCTTTTCACATAATTTGTCTCATTCTATATGAAAATCAAAAATTACATTAGCTTGATTAGAAATAAATAATTTGCCCTTTAAGCTCTCGCCCTTAATTTTTTCAATACTTTCTATTTCTTCTAATAATAATGCTGGATTAACAACCACTCCAGGAGCAATTATTGCAGAACTATTAAATATTCCAGAAGGAATACTTCTTAAAACACATTTTTTTCCATTATGATAAACAGTATGACCAGCATTATCTCCTCCTTGATATCTAACTACATAGTCAAAAGAAGAAGATAATAAATCAACAATTTTTCCTTTGCCTTCATCCCCGAATTGAAGGCCAATAACAACTACTATATTTCCTTCTCTGTTCATTAATTTAAAACAAAATCATTCTTTTTAAACTTCCTTTTTCTCCTTTTTAAGGAGAAAAAGTTAAAAAGTTCTAACTGTCTATTCTAGAATTTTTGTTACTGTTCCAGCCCCGATAGTTTTACCCCCTTCCCTAATAGAAAATTTAAAACCTTGTTCGATAGCTACAGAGCTAATTAAGCTAACAATAATTGGAGAATGGTCTCCCGGAAGAATCATTTCTACTCCTTGAGGCAATGCAATTTCCCCAGTAACATCAGTTGTTCTAAAGTAAAATTGTGGTTTATAACCTTGTCCAAAAGCTGTATGTCTTCCCCCTTCTTCTTTTTTCAAAGCATAAACTTCTGCTTCAAATTTTGAATGAGGAGTAATTGACTTAGGTTTTGAAAGAACTTGTCCTCTAGTTACTTCATTTTTTTCAACACCTCTTAAAAGAATACCTGCATTATCACCTGGAATAACTTCTTCAAGAGGTTTTCTAAACATTTCAATTCCAGTAACAATTGCTTTTCTAGTTTCACCAAAACCAACAATTTCAACTTCTTCCCCAACTTTTAATCTTCCTCTTTCGCATCTTCCAGTAACAACAGTACCTCTTCCAGTAATTGTTAATACATCTTCGATAGAAAGCAAGAAAGGTTTATCAATTTCTCTTACTGGAAGAGGGATATAATTATCCAAATAATCTAATAATTCTTGAATAGATTTTTCAGCTGCTGGATCCCCTTCTAAAGCCTTCAAAGCTGAACCTCTAACAACAGGAGTGTTGTCTCCATCAAAATCATAAGAAGTAAGTAATTCTTTAATTTCCATTTCAACAAGATCTAACATTTCAGCATCCATTACTGTATCACACTTGTTCAAAAATACCACTATTCTTTGAACACCTACTTGTTTAGCTAATAGAATGTGTTCTCTAGTTTGGGGCATTGGTCCATCAGTAGCTGAAACAACTAGAATAGCTCCATCAACTTGAGCAGCTCCAATAATCATGTTTTTGATATAGTCGGAGTGTCCTGGACAGTCAACATGAGCATAATGTCTTTCTTTTGTTTCATATTCAACATGAGTAGTGTTAATAGTAATTCCTCTTTCTCTTTCTTCTGGAGCTCTATCAATGGAAGCATAATCTCTTGCTTCTCCTAAACCTAATTTAGAGCAATAAGTACATATTGCAGCAGTTAAAGTAGTTTTTCCGTGGTCAATATGGCCAATAGTACCAACATTTATATGTTCTTTGTCTCTACTAAACTTAACTTTCGACATAATTTATCTAACTATTTTTTTATTTTAATCCTTATAGGATTTTAACAATAATCGCTTTTCAAAATAATTTTTTCTCATAATTGACTAGAATTTTTAAACTTTTCATTTTGTCAAGACAATTTACTTCATTGTCTGTATCTATAGCTAAATAACTTTTTCTTTTGTTGATCAATATTTACCTCTTTCCAATTGCATTCTGAAACAGTTTCCTCTATCGCAAATAAAGCTGCTCCTATTCCACTTAATTGAATTCATTGGGAAATTACTAAAGATCTTCCCAATCCATTAGATTGAATAAGACTAAATAAATTATTCTTAGTTAAACCTCCTCCAATTAAAATATCTTCTTCCATTACACCCGCTTCTTCTAATACTGCTCTTATTGAGAAGGCTAAGCCTTCAAAATAAGCAATAATTCAATCTTTAGGAGTAGATTGATTATTTATCAAATAAAAAGAGGAATTTCAATTTTCTCTAGAAGATAGTAATCATTTGCCTGAAAAGAAAGGCAAACAAAGAGGGCAAGACATTAAATTAAGTTGCTCTAATTTCATTGTGTCTAAATCATTAAAGTTATCGAAATTTAAATTAGCTTTTAATCAATCTAAAGATTGACCACAATTAGAAAAGCTTCATTCTAGAGCAAATCTTGGAAATTCATTAACTTTCTTCCAAGCTAATGTAATTAAAGGACTATTTTCACCATCAAAAGATTCCAATAAAGCTTCAAAATCTAATTCTTTTGGAACTAATTTCAATAAAAATGCTCCTGTTCCATAAACTAACGAAGAATTTATTTGATTAATTCTTTTTGCAAAGTGAAGAGCTGCCTGTTGATCTCCAACAACACCTTTTATATTTATCTTGTGTTTTCCTATTTCAATTCCAAAAATTTCTTCGTCATTTGCTATTAATGCGGGAAGTTTATCTTTAGGTATTTTAAAAAAATCACATAATTCTGAATCTCACTCTAAAGTTTTTAAATTTAATAAAGCTGTTCTTGAGGCAGAAGAATAATCGGAAAAAAATTTTTTGCCTTTAGTTAATTTATAAATTAATCAAGATTCTAGAGTACCCATTAAATAATCATTATTTAATTGATTTGCAAATTCTTTAATTAAATAATTGAGTTTAGTTGCAGAACTATAAGTAGTTATTCATAAACCTGTTCTTTCTCTAATAAAATTTCTATTTTCATCACTTAGTCCTTTTATAAAATCTTCTGTTCTATTATCTTGTCAAGAAATTATTGGAGTCAAGGGTTTACCATTATTTTTATCTCATAACAAAACACTCTCTCTTTGTGTTGAAATAGATAAAAAAGAGGGATAATCCTCTTTTTTTAAAGAATCCAATATATTAATTAAATTTTTTTCAACAACTTCTCAAAGTTCATTTCCATTATGTTCAACTCATCCTTCTTTTGGAAAATATGTTTCAAAAGGAAATTCTTTACAAAATATTTCTTTTCTTACACTAGAAAAAAGTATTAATTTAAGACTAGTAGAACCTAAATCTATCGAAAGAACTAAATTTTCTTTAGTCAAAATTAACTAAAATTTTAACTACTTCCCTTATAAGGGAAGTAGAAAAAAACTAAATTATTTGTTGTTTGGGTTAGATTTTGGGGTTTTGCTACTGTGAATAGTTTTCTTATCATTTCCATTAGCTGAAGAAGGGGCATTATCATTGAAAAATAACTTTTTAAAAATATTTTTGATATTAATTGCATAAGGCTTTAATTTCTTAATAAGTATTGCAACAAACTCATTTTTTTTAGGAGTAGGAGTAACATCTTCCTTTGAATCTATATCTTTTATATCGTCATTATCATTCATAGATCTACTATTCTTCCCATCTGGACGCATTTCTTGAGCTTTAGAAATATGAATTCTTTTTTTATCAAAATCTTTTGGAACAACTTTAGGGGGCTTTCCATGTTCTATAGCATCTTTTATTTTTTCAATATCTAAACCTTTTTCATCGTCGCTAATTTTAGCTCCCTTTGCATGAGGTGTAGAAGTCTTTCGTATTACTCCCTTATCACTAGGTGTTGCTGAGCTGCTAACTTTAACGCCCGCATTTTTACCATTATCATCATTCAACTTTTGGGCGTTTATACTTTTAATTTCTTTCTTTTCCTTATCCCCTCCCCCACCACTTACACCAACTTTTTTAGAATCATCATTTAAAGGCAAAGCTTCAGAAGAAACTATTTTATTATCCTTTTTATCGCCGGCAGAAAAAGCCATACTATTTAACTCTTATATATTTAATAGCTTAAATATAAGCCTCTTTAATTATTAAAAAACACTAATAATTTTAATAAAATAAGACCCAATAGTCGACAAAAATAAATTATTTTTCAACCTTCTTTTTCTTTGGTTTCGGTTTATCTAAATTACTTTTATTAAGTCCAACACTACCAGAAAATTCTTTATAATCTAAATCTCTTCCTTCATCTTCTGAAGAAAGAACTTTTTCTACAATATCTCCAGAAGTTTCTTTTTCAACTTCGCTAATTAATTTTTGTGAAGTTGAAAAAGTAGACTCTTCTTCATCATTTAGTCCTAATCTTTGAGGAGGGAAAGATTTATTTTCATGTTCTTCTTTCAATTTATTTCTTTCTTCATCCTTACTCATCTTTCCTTTATTGTCAATAAATTCTTTAACTAATTCCCTTGCTCTATCTACTACATGCTGTACCTTCTCAAGACTATCTAAAGTAGTTCCTGAAGCATTAACATGTCCTCCACCACCAAACTCTTCAGCTAATTTTCTAACATCAAATTCCCCTAATGATCTAAAACTAGCTAAAATAGTGTTTTCTGCAACTTCAGCGAATAACATTCAGAGAATATTATCCTCAATATGGCCTAACGTGGAAACTAAACCACTACTTGTTGAATAAGGAGCGAATTGCTCAACAGTCCCCTTATCAATTAAATACCAAGCAAATTTTTCATCTTGTTTGTAATTTGAAAGAATAAATCCTCTAAGTTTTAATTCAACTAAAGTTACTCTTTTCAAATTATTATTCAAAAATTCTCTATCTGCTCCAGCTCTTAAAGCTTTAGCGGCTAGCACTAATGTTCTAGGGGAGACATCAGAATTACTAAAAGAACCACTATCAGTTATTATTCCTAGATAAAAGAAAGTTGCAGCTTTACTATTGATTGTTCATTGATAATAATCGCAAATTTGCAACAATTGACAACAACATGCTGCATAACTCGCATCAACTCAAGATAAATCTGTGTAATAATCAGTCAAAACATCGTGATGGTCCACTCTAATAACAGCCCCTCATTTTCTAGTTCCCAAGCCTTTAAAGAATTCATTAAACATTTGTGTTCTTTCTCCTATTGAAACATCAACTACTAAAGCCATTGCACTAGAAAAATTAAAATTCTCTGGCAATTGATCAAAATCCATTCTCAATCAAGGGAATACTCCCTGTGAACTTCCAACTACATAAATTGATTTTCCAGGAAATTGAGTTTTAAAAACCTCCTTCATTCCAAAGCCAGCCCCAAGACAATCCCCATCAGGTCTCTCATGAATAAAAATAACAATATTGTTAAATCTCTTAACATAATGTTGAAAATTTTTTAAGAAAAAATCTCTAGCCTTAGTTTGTTGAGAAATCACCCTTTCCATAGGTGATTTCTTTTTAAAAAACAACTTAATTAAATAATTTAATCATTAAACAATATATCTTCTTTGATTTTACCAGCTATTTTATTGAAACTAAAAATTAGAGAGGTCCAAAAAAAAGATCCAATTCTTTAATTAATCCATCTTCATCATTTGAATATTTAGAAATATAAGTTGCTTCCTGACCTAATAAAAATAAAGCATTAGAAAGCGCGCAACTCCTTACACCTCCTTTTGTCATTGGAATATCATTATGATTATCCCCGAAAGTCAAAATATTTGAATAAGGAACTCCAAAAAAATTAGCTACAAATTCAACAAAACTAAACTTGTCTTCTTGTTTGCTTTGAATTTCCAAATTAATTAAACCTGGATAATAAAAAATACTTACTTTAGGTTCTGGCTCAAACTTCTTAATATTTTTTATTATCTCTCTTACTTTTTCTCTATCACTATCTTTATAAAAAAACTTAATTCCAACTAAAATAGAATTACTTTTTTTAAATGCTTCTAAAAATTTACGAGGATTATCAGAATCTAAAGGAATTCTTATATTGCTTGTAAGAATAGCTCCCGATTGTAATAAAGAAAGCACATTTGGAGTTAAAAGAAGATATTTCAAAAATCTTTCACTAAGGCAGGAAGAAATTAAATGATTGGTATGAGGATTATAAATATAACCCCCATTAAGACAAGAAATATAGGATTTTAATCCTAATTGCTCATAAATTGGTTTAGCATCATTTCAAGCTCTTCCAGTTGAAAAAGTAAAGAGAACATCATCCCTCTTTTCTTGAAATTTTTTTAAATACTCAATGCTCTCTTGAGAAACATCTCCTTGGCTGGTACACAAAGTACCATCCAAATCTGAAATTACTATATATTTGTAATTGGACATTCTTTATATAGAGGTACTAACTCTCTTCAATCCTTTAATTTAAATTTATCTAAATAAAATGAAATTTCATTCTTTTCTTTCTGTTGCAGGTCGCAAAAAAATAACTTATCTTTCCCCTCTGGATTTATATATATAGCTAAATTAGGAAAGACAAATCCTAATGATTTTACAAAAATAGTAATAAGTCTATTACTATTTCAACCAATTTCTTTTTCATCTCAATAAATAGATTCAATATTATTGAAAGTTAAATTTAAATTTTTTAGTTCGGATTGTAAGCTTTCTATTAATTCGGGAACTATTTTTAATTTAGAAAAGCTTTTGGAAGAAAAAAAAGTTAATTCCCTTCTATTAAATAATGAGAAAACTAAATTGTCTTCTACAAAAGTTAAATAAATAGATATTCTATTATCTTCCTCTATTACTTTATTTATTTTTTAGAATCAATTACTTTCAGGATTAAAAGAAGATAATAATTTAGTATCAATATTTAATTCAACTAGTTTGTTAGTAAATTCAATCGGCGGCAAAACTGTTACATTAACGGGTTTATTTTCCCAAGGATCTATAAAACTTAAACTAAATGAATGTAAATATTGACCAAAAGGGTCATTATCTAAAGGAGTTCCATATATTGAATCATTCAATACTGGACAAGAAAGAGTAAATAAATGTGCTCTTAATTGATGAGTTCTACCAGTTTTTAAACTAAGTAGAACTAATTGAGAAGAAATTGTTTCTGCATAAGTTAGAGCTGTTTTATATTTTTTTGAATTAGTAGCACTAAACTTTAATTTTTCTCGCTTATCTCTACCAAGAGAAAAAGAAATCTTAATTTTTGGGTGAGGAAGAGGAGAACGAAGAATAGCTAAATACTTTTTATCTATTTTTTTTTCCTCAAATAATGCTTTCAAAGTTAATAAAGATAATTTATTTTTAGCTACTAATAAAAGACCGCTAGTGTTTTTATCTAATCTATTAACTAAATAAATTTCTTCTCCATACTCCTCTTTTAAAATATCTATTAAAGTATTTTTATCTGTAGTGTATTTATCCTTATGTACTAGCAAACCAGAAGCCTTATCTACTATTAAATAATGCTTAGTTTCAAAAACTTTTTTGAAACTCATTTTTTTAATCCATTATCTCCCTAATTTAAAGCTTTAAATAAAAATATAAAGTCATAATTTAAAAATATTTGGAAAAAAAACAAATAGAAATAAATGAAACAAATTCACAAAATAAAGATTATTTATCTAAATTTTCTAAAAAAATGATTCATTTATTAAGTAAATATAAATCACCAAAATTATTTACTGGTTGTTACGAAGAATATCACTTAGCAGAAGGAAAATTCTTTAGTGACAAAACTGTAGGACAATTATTGGGTAAATCAGGAGAAAGAAAAGACGAATTCTTTCTTTTAACTGGCGTAAAACCTCATTTAGAGTATTCTGGGGAAGAACCTATTGTAGTTCTTTCTAAATACAATGTAAGAGATATTAAGTTAGCAAGCTTGCTAACTCAAAAATTTAAAGTTTCTAAAAGTTGATCTTCCAATTCAATTCATAAAAATTTCAAAGAAATAGAAAAACAAATTATTTCAGAAGAAGAAGAAATTGGAAGAGAAACTCTTAAAAATATTGATGCTGAAATAAATAGTATTTATCTATTTCAGATTGTAGGCAGAATGGCTAATGAACAATATTCCACTTCGCAAACTTTATTAGAACATTCTCTACAAATTAGTGAAGTTTCTGCAGAATCTGCCTTACAACTAAATTTAGATAGTAAAAAAATTAAAAAATT belongs to Mycoplasma parvum str. Indiana and includes:
- a CDS encoding FGGY family carbohydrate kinase, which gives rise to MTKENLVLSIDLGSTSLKLILFSSVRKEIFCKEFPFETYFPKEGWVEHNGNELWEVVEKNLINILDSLKKEDYPSFLSISTQRESVLLWDKNNGKPLTPIISWQDNRTEDFIKGLSDENRNFIRERTGLWITTYSSATKLNYLIKEFANQLNNDYLMGTLESWLIYKLTKGKKFFSDYSSASRTALLNLKTLEWDSELCDFFKIPKDKLPALIANDEEIFGIEIGKHKINIKGVVGDQQAALHFAKRINQINSSLVYGTGAFLLKLVPKELDFEALLESFDGENSPLITLAWKKVNEFPRFALEWSFSNCGQSLDWLKANLNFDNFNDLDTMKLEQLNLMSCPLCLPFFSGKWLLSSRENWNSSFYLINNQSTPKDWIIAYFEGLAFSIRAVLEEAGVMEEDILIGGGLTKNNLFSLIQSNGLGRSLVISQWIQLSGIGAALFAIEETVSECNWKEVNIDQQKKKLFSYRYRQWSKLSWQNEKFKNSSQLWEKIILKSDYC
- a CDS encoding RluA family pseudouridine synthase; its protein translation is MSFKKVFETKHYLIVDKASGLLVHKDKYTTDKNTLIDILKEEYGEEIYLVNRLDKNTSGLLLVAKNKLSLLTLKALFEEKKIDKKYLAILRSPLPHPKIKISFSLGRDKREKLKFSATNSKKYKTALTYAETISSQLVLLSLKTGRTHQLRAHLFTLSCPVLNDSIYGTPLDNDPFGQYLHSFSLSFIDPWENKPVNVTVLPPIEFTNKLVELNIDTKLLSSFNPESNWF
- a CDS encoding HAD-IIB family hydrolase — translated: MSNYKYIVISDLDGTLCTSQGDVSQESIEYLKKFQEKRDDVLFTFSTGRAWNDAKPIYEQLGLKSYISCLNGGYIYNPHTNHLISSCLSERFLKYLLLTPNVLSLLQSGAILTSNIRIPLDSDNPRKFLEAFKKSNSILVGIKFFYKDSDREKVREIIKNIKKFEPEPKVSIFYYPGLINLEIQSKQEDKFSFVEFVANFFGVPYSNILTFGDNHNDIPMTKGGVRSCALSNALFLLGQEATYISKYSNDEDGLIKELDLFFGPL
- a CDS encoding DHH family phosphoesterase → MFFKKKSPMERVISQQTKARDFFLKNFQHYVKRFNNIVIFIHERPDGDCLGAGFGMKEVFKTQFPGKSIYVVGSSQGVFPWLRMDFDQLPENFNFSSAMALVVDVSIGERTQMFNEFFKGLGTRKWGAVIRVDHHDVLTDYYTDLSWVDASYAACCCQLLQICDYYQWTINSKAATFFYLGIITDSGSFSNSDVSPRTLVLAAKALRAGADREFLNNNLKRVTLVELKLRGFILSNYKQDEKFAWYLIDKGTVEQFAPYSTSSGLVSTLGHIEDNILWMLFAEVAENTILASFRSLGEFDVRKLAEEFGGGGHVNASGTTLDSLEKVQHVVDRARELVKEFIDNKGKMSKDEERNKLKEEHENKSFPPQRLGLNDEEESTFSTSQKLISEVEKETSGDIVEKVLSSEDEGRDLDYKEFSGSVGLNKSNLDKPKPKKKKVEK
- a CDS encoding HD domain-containing protein, whose amino-acid sequence is MEKKQIEINETNSQNKDYLSKFSKKMIHLLSKYKSPKLFTGCYEEYHLAEGKFFSDKTVGQLLGKSGERKDEFFLLTGVKPHLEYSGEEPIVVLSKYNVRDIKLASLLTQKFKVSKSWSSNSIHKNFKEIEKQIISEEEEIGRETLKNIDAEINSIYLFQIVGRMANEQYSTSQTLLEHSLQISEVSAESALQLNLDSKKIKKLAFFHDIGKLFFPYYEHTSEKVFNFISELIDDSEMKEIITTHHNSLLSFTSPYISLISLINRVVTQLHFLPTNNDSLKLKEKFQIFWEKQKKEEIISSFYILSSSLHFWFIFNEEFDEMKKTLLQEEWTQELNSLLNINNNEENKNTELSGLNISFYWLPNQKYQASIYKLKMFQNEEMSKLILKT
- the tuf gene encoding elongation factor Tu, whose protein sequence is MSKVKFSRDKEHINVGTIGHIDHGKTTLTAAICTYCSKLGLGEARDYASIDRAPEERERGITINTTHVEYETKERHYAHVDCPGHSDYIKNMIIGAAQVDGAILVVSATDGPMPQTREHILLAKQVGVQRIVVFLNKCDTVMDAEMLDLVEMEIKELLTSYDFDGDNTPVVRGSALKALEGDPAAEKSIQELLDYLDNYIPLPVREIDKPFLLSIEDVLTITGRGTVVTGRCERGRLKVGEEVEIVGFGETRKAIVTGIEMFRKPLEEVIPGDNAGILLRGVEKNEVTRGQVLSKPKSITPHSKFEAEVYALKKEEGGRHTAFGQGYKPQFYFRTTDVTGEIALPQGVEMILPGDHSPIIVSLISSVAIEQGFKFSIREGGKTIGAGTVTKILE
- a CDS encoding adenylosuccinate synthase, with translation MNREGNIVVVIGLQFGDEGKGKIVDLLSSSFDYVVRYQGGDNAGHTVYHNGKKCVLRSIPSGIFNSSAIIAPGVVVNPALLLEEIESIEKIKGESLKGKLFISNQANVIFDFHIEWDKLCEKLRGNSKIGSTLKGIGPAYADKNARIGMKLIDLFDIEKLNRKLSLNLQLKNPIFEKNGFSPFLPQEVSQKYNKLIQLLKPYLIDYYSFITEKRKEKVSFLLEGSQGLLLDIDLGTYPFVTSSNIASAFTHGAYFSPKTIQKIIGVVKVYTTRVGEGLLLTELSDDEQELVEIIRERGHEYGSNTARARRIGWLDLNALKYSIQVIGIDEIILTLVDVFNGFEKIKVCVGYQDLNGRELLFPEANYLAEKNEIKLNYKEFKAWKEDYSKIKKYEDFSLEFKDFVSFIENYLNIKVSIISFGKHKEESIFIK